The region AATAACTTTACTTGGAAAGATTTTCAAGCACGAAATAACAATGAGTTGGTAGCTAATCTTGGAAACTTTGTAAACCGAGTGGTTGTACTGACCAATAAGTATTATGAAGGAGTTGTTCCAGAAACTATGGAACTTACCGAGCGTGATCAAAAGGTATTGGACCAAATCAAGAACTTCCCTAAATCTATAGGAGACAGTCTGGATAGGTACCGTTTTAGAGAGGCGCTTCAGGACTTGATGAATTTGTCCAGTTTAGGAAACAAATACATTGCTGAGGAAGGATTAGAACCTTGGAAACTCGTAAAAACCAATCCAGAGCAAGTGCAAAACATCATGTATGTGTGTTTACAACTCACTACAGCTTTGGCTATTTTAAGTGAGCCGTTTTTACCACATACATCAACGAAGTTGAAAAACATTCTTGGCTATTCCGCACTTGATGCGGAAGCTGCTGGAACTGATAAAAAAGCCGGTCCTATAGAAGCAAGTTGGGATCGCGTTGCCAGTTCAGAGCCGCTACTTCCATCAGGACACAAAATCAACGCATCAGAATTGCTTTTTTCCAAAATAGAGGACGAGCAAATCCAAGCGCAACTCGATAAACTAGAAGCTACAAAAGCTGCAAATGCGGCAACAATTCCTCACCTTATGCCACAAAAAGAAGAAACTAATTACGACGATTTCATGAAAATGGACCTGCGAGTGGGAGAAATTCTAACTGCCGAAAGAATGCCTAAAACAGATAAGTTAATGGTCATGACGGTAGATACAGGAATCGATAAAAGAACCATTGTTTCAGGAATCGCAAAACACTACACTGCCGAAGAATTAGTAGGTCGTAAAGTAACTGTTCTTGCAAATTTAGCTCCAAGAAAATTACGTGGTGTAGAGTCTCAAGGAATGATTTTACTTGCCGAGGATCCAGAAGGAAAATTGGTTTTTGTCAATCCAGATGATGCAGTGGTGAATGGGTCGACTATTGCTTAATTGTATTTTCCTAAGAGCAGACTTAAGTCTGCCCTTAGGAAAAGCTGCGACTGCGACTATAATCTGACTGCCTACTGGCTTAATCCTGCCACTCAGCAATAAACAAGTTGGTATCTCGTCCACCGCCATTATTGCGGTTAGAAGAAAAAGCCAGGTATTTTCCATTGTTAGAAAAAACTGGGAAAGCGTCAAAAGTGTCCCCATGTGTGATGCGTTCTAGACCAGTTCCATCGGTATTGATCATGTATAAGTTGAAAGGGAAACCTCGCTCTGACTCAAAGTTAGAAGAGAACAAGACCCGTTTTCCATCTGGTAAAAAGAATGGAGACCAGTTGGCATTTCCCAGCTGAGTTAACTGACGCAAATCAGAGCCGTCGGCATTACAGATGTAGAGTTCCATTTCTGTAGGTTGCACCAATCCCGTTTTCAGTAAATCTTGGTATTCTTTAATTTCTGCTTCGGTTTTAGGTCGTGAAGAACGGAAGATCAATTGCGTTCCATCTGGGGAGAAAAAGGCACCACCATCATAACCTAGTTCAAAGGTGATTTGCTTGACATCGCTGCCGTCTATATTCATCGTATACAGCTCTAAATCGCCGCTGCGATCACTGGTAAAAACTATTTTATCACCTTGAGGAGAGACTGTAGGCTCTGCATCATAGCCTTTTTCATTGGTAAGTTGTGCCGTGATGTTTCCTTCTAGGTCGGCTACAAAAATGTCGTAGCTATCATAAATAGGCCATACATATTTACCATTTTCCTTTAATGGCGTATCTGGACACTCCTCCATTTCAAGATGGGTGCTGGCATAAATGATGTGTTGATTATCAGGTAAGAAATATGCACAAGTGGTTCTTCCTTTGCCAGTAGAGACCATTTTCGGTACGCTTTCGCGAAAGCTGTCTCCGTTATTCATCAAGAACATTTGATCACAATTCACGTCCCAATCTGCATAGTTGCTTTGAAAGATGAGCTGCTTGTCGTCAAAACTCCAATAGGCCTCAGCATTATCACCACCAAAAGTGACTTGATACATATCCTTAAAATGCTTTTCACCTTCCATGATAAGTGGATTTGCATTTGCTGTTTCTTTTTCGGTATCAGTTGCTGCTACCTTTTCAGTAGTTGCTGTTTCTTTACAACTGATAAGGGAAACGATGGAAATAAGGAATAAGAACTTTTTCATGGATGATGTAATTTTGGGTAAAAATAAGTGATATACTTTATGTACGTGTAAACCGTATCTTTATATCATGAAATCGCATCTAATAATTCAATTAAAAAACCCTTAGACGTGACAGTCTCAGGCGTTTTTCTGAGATCAGGAAAACGATTAAAAGTAATGAACACCTTATAAAACCATTTTTATCAGTGTTGGAAAAGTGGTTTTCAAAAAACTAAAATAACAGCTCAACTACGAAATATGAGAATTAGCATACTTTTTATAGCCCTTTGTTTTTTAATGTCTTGCAAGACAGATCAAAAAAGTCTAGAACCCATTAAAGGAGACATGAAAGCCGATGTGGTTTACCTCGCCTCTGACAGTTTGCAAGGACGCGAGACGGGAACCTCTTATGAATTACTGGCGGCAGATTATATTGCAAAGCGCATGAAAGAATCTGGCTTAGAACCTAAAGGAAATGCAGGGACTTATTTTCAGACCTTTTCTTTTAAGCCATCCAGTGATCCACATCAAGAAGCTGCTTTTACTGACGAGAAAGGGGATGCGTTTTTAACCGGAACTAACGTGATAGGTTACCTTGATAATGGCGCTGCACAAACTGTTGTTATAGGAGCACATTACGACCATCTAGGAATGGGCGGTGAAGGCTCTTTATACCGTGAAGGAGAAGCTATACATAATGGTGCTGACGATAATGCTAGTGGTGTTGCCGTAATGCTAGACTTGGCTTATGAACTTAAAACCAGCGACAAAAAAGGAAATAACTACCTCTTTATGGCATTTTCTGGAGAAGAGATGGGTTTGTTAGGTTCTAATTATTTCACTAAAAATTCAACGATTGCCTTAGACTCGACGAGTTATATGATCAATATGGATATGGTAGGGCGATTGAACGATGAAAATACCCTTGCTATTTATGGAACAGGAACGTCTCCACGATGGAACCAAATAGTGAATGCCGTAAATAAAGATTTTAAACTGGCGATCAATAAAAGTGGTGTAGGTCCTAGTGATCACACCTCATTTTACTTGAACGATATTCCGGTATTGCACTTATTCACAGGACAACATGAAGATTACCACAAACCAAGTGATGATGCTGAGAAACTGAATTATGTGGGTATGGGGCAAATCTCTGACTACATTCTTAGAATAATAGGAGAGACCGATAAAATAGGAAAACTTGCTTTTAGAAAAACAAAAAACGAAAGCGATGAAGTGCCGCGTTTCAAGGTAGGTCTAGGTGTCGTTCCAGATTATTTATTTACAGGGAAAGGAATGCGTATCGACGGAATAAGTGAAGAAAAACCAGCTCAAAAAGCAGGATTGATGAAGGGCGATATAGTTGTAAAACTAGGCGATAGCACCATAGTAGATATGATGAGCTACATGCGCACACTTGCTACTTTTGATAATGGAGACAAGACTAAAGTCGTTGTGGACCGTGGTGGTACAATGGTGGAGAAGGAGATTGAGTTTTAGTCTTTGAGTCAGTGAGTTTTTGAGTTTTTGAGTCATTGAGTCATTGAGTCGGTGAGGTTTTTAGGTGAGAGGGTTTGTTTTCACTCAGATGCAAGCCCCATTGTCCTGCAGACATTATGCATTCCTCTCGTTGCACTCGTCGGATGCAAGAAGGGGAAACCTTGTCAAAAAACTCTCGGGAACTGTAAAGGATTCCACATCAAGTGCGGAAAATAATTTCCAAAGTTACAATTATAACATACTGCCTACTCAAATTTGTGAGCTTGCTCACAAATCAACCTGCCCACTGCCTACTGAAAACTGAGACTGATTCCAGTAGGCCCCATTGTCCTGCGGACATTATGCATTCCTCTCGTTGCACTCGTCGGATGCAAGAAGGGAAACTTTTATCAAGGGCTCCTTTTTTAAGAATAGGAAAATTAAAGAGCTGCTGTAAAGGTTAAAGGAAGTGAGTTCATTTTTCATTTTACTTTTTCTAATTTAAAATATACTTTTCAAGTTCAAATTCAATTTCATTCGTACATTTGCCGCCAATCTCAAGGGGTGCTTTTTTAATTGCATGAATAATGTAGTTAAAAGGCTGAGATAATACCCAAGGAACCTGGGCGAGTAATGTCGCTAAGGGAAATAGATGAGGTTTTGTTATGTGTCTCGCTTTCGCGAAAGCGAATGCATAAACAAATCCTATCTTAAGAGAATCCTTCAACAATTTTATTTTAATCCAAACCGAATAAATGCCCCTTTTATTTGAACTTAAAAAGTTCATATGAAACATTTACGTCGCGTTTTAATTGCTATGGCATTAACCATAACTGGCCTAGCAACAGCGCAAAACAAACAAGTCAAAGATTCTACAACAGCCGAAAAGCTAGACGAAGTGCTCGTCAAAGCCGTACGAGTGGATGCAAAATCACCCATTACACACAGCAATCTTTCTAAGGAAGAAATTGCAAAACGCAACTTAGGCCAAGACATTCCTATGTTGTTAAATTTCTTACCATCTGTAGTAACCACAAGTGATGCCGGTGCAGGAATAGGGTATTCAGGAATTAGAGTGCGCGGTGTAAGCTCGCAATCTACTAATGTTACCATTAATGGAATCCCCTACACAGATGCCGAGTCCTTAGGAACGTTTTGGGTCAACTTAGGAGACTTTTCCTCCTCTGTAGAAAATCTACAATTACAACGTGGAGTGGGGACCAGCACCAATGGTAGTGGCGCATTTGGGGCGAGTATTAATATTTTAACCGATGCTGTTTCTCGTGAAGCCAGTGGGGAGGTTTCTAACTCTTTTGGTAGTTTTAATAGTAGAAAGCATACCGTGAAGTTTTCTACAGGACTAATGGGTGCGGATGCCGAGCGCAGTCGAGGTATTGAGATCGCTGGAAGGCTGTCTAATATTGAATCAGATGGTTATGTAGATCGCGCTTCGAGTAGTTTGAAATCTTATTTCTTACAAGGTTCTTATGTAGATGACAATACGCTTATTAAAGCAGTCACTTTCGGTGGTAATAATGTGACGTATCAATCTTGGTTCGGTATAGATGCTACAACGCTAAGAGAGAACAGAACCTTTAATCCGGCTGGAGCCTATGAAGATGAAAACGGCAATCAACAATTTTATGATAATGAAGTAGATGATTACCGACAAGATCACTACCAATTGCACTGGAATGAACGTTATAATAACAATTGGTCTACAAATGTAGGTTTGAATTATACTTATGGGCGTGGCTTCTTTGAGCAATTTAGAGAAGATGACGATTTCTCAACTTATGGTTTTGACCCACTAGTGGTAGACGGACAATCGGTAGAAGAAACAGACCTTGTACGTCGCAGGTGGTTGGATAACGATTATTACGTGATCAACGCCAGTGCTAATTATAAGAATAACGAGATAGACTTGATATTTGGAACCTCTATCAGTCACTATGATGGAGATCATTTTGGGGAGGTTATTTGGGCGCGTTCTGCCAGTCAAAGCAATATCAGAGACCGTTATTATGATGGTAATGGGAAGAAGAACGACCTGTCTGTATTTTCCAAGGCAACCTATAAATGGAATGATCGCGTGCAGCTTTATGGGGATCTACAAGTGAGAAATGTCAATTATGAAACCTCGGGTATCAATTCAAATCTCACAGAATTCTTAGTGGACGAAAACTATACGTTTTTTAATCCAAAGGCTGGAGTCACCTATGAATATAATGATAATAATGACCTTTATGTATCTTATGCCAGAGCAAACAGAGAGCCTAATAGAAATGATTTTGAAAGTGATCCTAATGTAAGGCCAGAGCAACTTAATGACTTTGAATTAGGATGGCGTCATAAAAAGGGAAATCTTTCTTTTAATGTAAATAGTTATTTGATGTTGTACAACGAGCAGTTGGTTTTAAGCGGTGAGCTCAATGATGTAGGAGCTCCATTAAGAACAAACAGTGGGGAAAGTTACCGTTTAGGACTAGAATTAGAAGCAGTGGTGCCGGTAACTAGTCAGCTTACTTTACAACCTAATTTTGCGATCAGTAGTAATAAGAATAGAGAAACAGTACGATCTTTTGACGGTGAGTTACAAAATCTAGGATCTACAGATATTGCTTTTTCCCCTAATCTAGTGGCCGCAAATGCTGTGGTGTACCAGCCATTAAAAAACCTACAGATTTCATTATTGAGTAAGTTTGTAGGAGAGCAATTCATGAGCAATACAGAAGCACAGTCTTCCAAATTAGCCAGCTATTTCACTAACGACCTCAATTTAGTGTATACCCTAAAACCGAAGTCCACTTTTGATACAGTAGTGTTTACCGCATTAGTAAATAACATATTTGATCAGAAATTTGTATCCAACGGATATTACTTCACGTTTGATGATGACTTTTCCAACCCGGGAAACATTGCTACTGTAGAAGGAGCTGGGTTTTATCCTCAAGCAGGAATTAATTTCTTAACTGGAGTTACGTTTTCATTTTAGTAGAAAGTAGGACATAAGAAGCAGGCAGCTTGATTTTATTTTGTGAGATAAAATCAAGCTGCCTGTCTTTTTTAATACTAATTAGTAACTCTAATAATTGCTCCGTTTCTGCGAGCGCGGTATGCTTTTAAGCCATAAAGCCCTTCACCTTGAATGGGTTGCCCAGTAATAATATTGTATTTATTCTGGTCGTCAGTGCAAGGACAAGTGGCCTCGATGCCACTTACGGTCATGCGAGAACAGCCGCTAGGAGAATGATTAGGATCGCTTAATTCGTAAACAAAATACTGTGAGTTGTCTAAATTGTATATCACAAAACCACGTAAGCCCACATTAGGAACAATAACAGAGTTCCCTGGGAAGTTGAGGTTTCCATATTGAGGTAAGTTGGTGTTGAGGTCTATTTGAAAACCTAGATCTACTAAAAACGGATTGTTATTACGGCCGTCATCGCTGCTACAAGCGAAAACAACAAATAAAATAGCGAGAAGGTAAGCTTTGCGTATTTTCATAATAAATCAATAAGGTGTAAAAGTATAACGAACTGATTGATATTTATTATATTTGTTTGATAATCCCGCAGCAATGAAGGGATTTTGTTTTTTGTAATCACGAGCCATGATATGAGTAACGAGGCAGATGATTCTAACGCTTTCTTATCCTATCAAGTTCAACATTAATTTCAAATTCTTTGAGAAAAAGGAAAGCGGAACGCAAACAATCATATTTAAATAAAAAAGACATGGGTAACGTATCATATTATACAGAAGCAGGATTAAAGAAGTTAAAGGACGAGTTGAAGCAACTTAAAGATGTGGAACGCCCATTAGCATCGGCGGCTATTGGTGAGGCGCGTGATAAAGGAGATTTAAGTGAAAATGCTGAATATGATGCGGCAAAAGAAGCACAAGGGATGCTGGAAATGCGTATTTCTAAGCTGGACGCCATTGTTTCTAACGCACGTATCGTAGATGAAAACACGCTAGATCTTTCCAAGGTGCTTATTCATAGTACGGTTAAGATCAAGAATCTAGGCAATAAAATGACCATGAATTACAAGTTGGTGGCACAAAGCGAGGCAGATGTTACCCAAGGGCACATCTCTGTAGAATCACCTATAGGGAAAGCATTATTAGGTAAAGAAGTAGGCGATGTGGCTGAGGCCGTTGTTCCTGTAGGAACCATCAAATTAGAAATTATAGAAATTTCAAGAAGTTAATCATGAGCATTTTTACAAAAATCATCACAGGAGAAATACCTAGTTTTAAAGTAGCTGAAAATGAAGACTTCATAGCATTTTTGGACATCAATCCCAACGCTCCTGGGCATACGCTTTGTGTACCTAAAAAAGAAGTGAACAAGATTTTTGATCTCGATAGCGAAACCTATTTTGACTTAATGGACTTTTCTAGAGAAGTTGCCCTCGCACTAAGGGAAGAAGTTCCTTGCGAGCGTATAGGAATGTCAGTGATAGGTCTTGAAGTACCTCATGTTCATGTGCATTTGATTCCCTTGCGTGATATGGAAGATATGCGTTTTATCAATAAAGTCGACCTTAGTAAAGAAGCGATGCAAGATATAGCAGAACGTGTTAAAGCAAGGTTTGAAGCTAATTAGAATTCAAGTTTTGTAAAGCAATGCGTTCCATATGATGGACTTAAGTCTGTCCTGACGGATGATACATATAGAAACCAACATGCCAAGGACTCGTCTTGGCATGTTTTGTTTTACGTAAACGGTTCTACAGGATTCTCAGTAAACGCATCTAAAACAAATTCAGGCTATACCAACATAAATAGTTGACGCCAATTTTTCAGGATGACAATTCAAGTGGTTATTATTTCAAAACCTTAA is a window of Nonlabens sp. MB-3u-79 DNA encoding:
- a CDS encoding TolB family protein, producing the protein MKKFLFLISIVSLISCKETATTEKVAATDTEKETANANPLIMEGEKHFKDMYQVTFGGDNAEAYWSFDDKQLIFQSNYADWDVNCDQMFLMNNGDSFRESVPKMVSTGKGRTTCAYFLPDNQHIIYASTHLEMEECPDTPLKENGKYVWPIYDSYDIFVADLEGNITAQLTNEKGYDAEPTVSPQGDKIVFTSDRSGDLELYTMNIDGSDVKQITFELGYDGGAFFSPDGTQLIFRSSRPKTEAEIKEYQDLLKTGLVQPTEMELYICNADGSDLRQLTQLGNANWSPFFLPDGKRVLFSSNFESERGFPFNLYMINTDGTGLERITHGDTFDAFPVFSNNGKYLAFSSNRNNGGGRDTNLFIAEWQD
- a CDS encoding M28 family peptidase, with the translated sequence MRISILFIALCFLMSCKTDQKSLEPIKGDMKADVVYLASDSLQGRETGTSYELLAADYIAKRMKESGLEPKGNAGTYFQTFSFKPSSDPHQEAAFTDEKGDAFLTGTNVIGYLDNGAAQTVVIGAHYDHLGMGGEGSLYREGEAIHNGADDNASGVAVMLDLAYELKTSDKKGNNYLFMAFSGEEMGLLGSNYFTKNSTIALDSTSYMINMDMVGRLNDENTLAIYGTGTSPRWNQIVNAVNKDFKLAINKSGVGPSDHTSFYLNDIPVLHLFTGQHEDYHKPSDDAEKLNYVGMGQISDYILRIIGETDKIGKLAFRKTKNESDEVPRFKVGLGVVPDYLFTGKGMRIDGISEEKPAQKAGLMKGDIVVKLGDSTIVDMMSYMRTLATFDNGDKTKVVVDRGGTMVEKEIEF
- a CDS encoding TonB-dependent receptor, which translates into the protein MKHLRRVLIAMALTITGLATAQNKQVKDSTTAEKLDEVLVKAVRVDAKSPITHSNLSKEEIAKRNLGQDIPMLLNFLPSVVTTSDAGAGIGYSGIRVRGVSSQSTNVTINGIPYTDAESLGTFWVNLGDFSSSVENLQLQRGVGTSTNGSGAFGASINILTDAVSREASGEVSNSFGSFNSRKHTVKFSTGLMGADAERSRGIEIAGRLSNIESDGYVDRASSSLKSYFLQGSYVDDNTLIKAVTFGGNNVTYQSWFGIDATTLRENRTFNPAGAYEDENGNQQFYDNEVDDYRQDHYQLHWNERYNNNWSTNVGLNYTYGRGFFEQFREDDDFSTYGFDPLVVDGQSVEETDLVRRRWLDNDYYVINASANYKNNEIDLIFGTSISHYDGDHFGEVIWARSASQSNIRDRYYDGNGKKNDLSVFSKATYKWNDRVQLYGDLQVRNVNYETSGINSNLTEFLVDENYTFFNPKAGVTYEYNDNNDLYVSYARANREPNRNDFESDPNVRPEQLNDFELGWRHKKGNLSFNVNSYLMLYNEQLVLSGELNDVGAPLRTNSGESYRLGLELEAVVPVTSQLTLQPNFAISSNKNRETVRSFDGELQNLGSTDIAFSPNLVAANAVVYQPLKNLQISLLSKFVGEQFMSNTEAQSSKLASYFTNDLNLVYTLKPKSTFDTVVFTALVNNIFDQKFVSNGYYFTFDDDFSNPGNIATVEGAGFYPQAGINFLTGVTFSF
- a CDS encoding Rieske (2Fe-2S) protein, producing MKIRKAYLLAILFVVFACSSDDGRNNNPFLVDLGFQIDLNTNLPQYGNLNFPGNSVIVPNVGLRGFVIYNLDNSQYFVYELSDPNHSPSGCSRMTVSGIEATCPCTDDQNKYNIITGQPIQGEGLYGLKAYRARRNGAIIRVTN
- the greA gene encoding transcription elongation factor GreA, whose translation is MGNVSYYTEAGLKKLKDELKQLKDVERPLASAAIGEARDKGDLSENAEYDAAKEAQGMLEMRISKLDAIVSNARIVDENTLDLSKVLIHSTVKIKNLGNKMTMNYKLVAQSEADVTQGHISVESPIGKALLGKEVGDVAEAVVPVGTIKLEIIEISRS
- a CDS encoding HIT family protein, which gives rise to MMSIFTKIITGEIPSFKVAENEDFIAFLDINPNAPGHTLCVPKKEVNKIFDLDSETYFDLMDFSREVALALREEVPCERIGMSVIGLEVPHVHVHLIPLRDMEDMRFINKVDLSKEAMQDIAERVKARFEAN